A genome region from Coffea arabica cultivar ET-39 chromosome 7e, Coffea Arabica ET-39 HiFi, whole genome shotgun sequence includes the following:
- the LOC113722953 gene encoding uncharacterized protein isoform X1: protein MVLNSRKEKVRASSTRMRNQDTPCGVGGGGTGGRTRTTTTTTARTKTASSSSIIKKITRKSRRKTRRKTRKPKYLSLRLQFSCDEKAQDQSSDTPAGGHPQLNLFPLHPENLVEDKDAHDENVACWFSAADGGATTLTGLLGAAATPSSSGEDSKNRSSTCTTTTNASLSPSSASLTYAYGGRQDSEEVALVRTAMRRNKEREPSEERWVRYSEVVERRDDQEVSSCSAAIAGADLGCWRNRGLSLKLNYQEILNAWSDKAPLYVHAAQDSPQTVPDIHDHDRFLPPQLSNGSSDGQGSCGGCVWRVPEMMMTKKTNEQGLASVRVKAEEQQEQVEVVGGKELKVGQREASVRRYKEKRQNRLFSKQIRYQVRKLNAEKRPRLKGRFVKRT, encoded by the exons ATGGTTTTAAACTCGAGAAAGGAGAAGGTGAGAGCCAGCAGTACGAGGATGCGTAACCAAGACACCCCTTGTGGCGTTGGTGGTGGTGGAACCGGAGGCAGAACtcgtactactactactaccacTGCTAGAACTAAGACCGCTTCATCATCTTCCATAATCAAGAAAATAACCAGGAAATCTCGTAGAAAAACCCGGAGGAAGACTAGAAAGCCCAAGTATCTTAGCCTCCGCCTTCAGTTTTCCTGTGATGAGAAAGCCCAAGATCAATCTAGCGACACGCCCGCCGGCGGTCACCCGCAGCTCAACTTGTTCCCGCTTCACCCTGAGAATTTAGTGGAAGACAAGGATGCCCACGACGAGAACGTGGCCTGCTGGTTCTCCGCCGCAGACGGGGGAGCGACCACCCTCACCGGCCTCCTTGGAGCCGCTGCCACGCCTTCATCGTCCGGAGAGGATAGTAAGAACCGCAGCAGCACTTGTACTACAACTACAAATGCTTCGCTGTCGCCGTCGTCGGCCTCGCTAACGTACGCCTACGGAGGGAGACAAGATAGTGAGGAGGTGGCCCTGGTACGGACGGCTATGAGGAGGAATAAAGAGAGGGAGCCGAGTGAAGAGAGGTGGGTCCGATACTCGGAGGTAGTTGAGCGGCGAGATGATCAGGAAGTGAGTAGCTGCTCTGCCGCCATAGCCGGCGCTGATCTGGGGTGTTGGAGAAATCGAGGCTTGTCGTTGAAGCTGAATTATCAAGAGATCTTGAATGCATGGTCCGATAAAGCTCCGCTTTACGTACATGCAGCACAGGATTCCCCGCAAACGGTCCCTGATATCCATGATCATGATCGTTTCCTCCCTCCTCAACTTTCCAAT GGTAGCAGCGATGGACAGGGAAGTTGTGGAGGTTGTGTATGGAGAGTCCCGGAGATGATGATGACGAAAAAGACAAATGAGCAAGGCCTTGCGTCAGTCAGAGTGAAGGCGGAGGAACAGCAGGAGCAGGTAGAGGTGGTGGGCGGGAAGGAGTTGAAGGTGGGCCAAAGAGAAGCGAGCGTCCGGAGGTACAAGGAGAAGAGACAGAACAGGCTCTTCTCCAAGCAAATTAGATATCAAGTCAGAAAGCTTAATGCTGAGAAACGCCCTCGTCTCAAG GGTCGATTTGTGAAGAGGACTTGA
- the LOC113722952 gene encoding BAG family molecular chaperone regulator 2 — translation MKLMKLRSKKFSRSNSNNNNPENGGGNSPINGGGGGGEIKWEVRPGGMLVQKREQCGDSSSNSADSGEGLITLRVSTVSKFYDISVQSTSTFGELKLILSLVTNLEPNEQRLLFKGKEREDCEYLHMVGVRDKDKVLLLEDPALKERKKQLLGGFAGVGSGGEVIGSPYRTISV, via the exons ATGAAGCTGATGAAGCTAAGATCAAAGAAGTTCTCCAGAAGCAACTCCAACAATAACAACCCAGAAAACGGTGGTGGCAACAGTCCAATTaacggaggaggaggaggtggtgaGATCAAATGGGAGGTACGGCCGGGAGGAATGCTGGTTCAGAAGAGAGAGCAATGCGGAGACAGCAGCAGTAACAGTGCTGACAGCGGGGAAGGCCTCATCACTCTCAGAGTCTCCACCGTCTCCAAATTCTATGATATTTCCGTTCAATCAACTTCAACTTTTG GAGAACTGAAGTTGATACTTTCACTGGTGACTAATTTGGAACCAAATGAGCAGAGGTTACTGttcaaaggaaaggaaagagaagaCTGTGAATACTTGCACATGGTTGGAGTAAGGGACAAAGACAAGGTGCTGCTTTTAGAAGATCCAGCCCTGAAAGAGCGGAAGAAGCAGCTTCTGGGGGGCTTTGCCGGAGTTGGATCAGGAGGAGAAGTCATCGGATCTCCTTACCGCACCATCAgtgtttaa
- the LOC113722955 gene encoding pectate lyase, whose translation MLAHPAFQFVLFITLVLTPVLVISSSAASVKDPDLVVQDVQRSMNASRRNLGYLSCGTGNPIDDCWRCDPDWENNRQRLADCGIGFGKDATGGRNGRIYVVTDAGDDDAVNPKPGTLRHAVIQDEPLWIIFKRDMVIQLRQELVMNSHKTIDGRGASVHISGGPCITIHYATNIIIHGIHIHDCKQGGNGNIRDSPEHSGYWTVSDGDGISIFGGQHVWVDHCSLSNCHDGLIDAIHGSTAITISNNYFTNHDKVMLLGHSDYYTQDKNMQVTIAFNHFGEGLVQRMPRCRHGYFHVVNNDYTHWEMYAVGGSAAPTINSQGNRFLAPNENFRKEVTKHEDAPESEWQHWNWRSEGDLMLNGAYFRESGAAGASSTNYARASSLSARPSSLVGSITVAAGALTCRGGSRC comes from the exons ATGTTAGCTCATCCAGCATTTCAATTTGTCCTTTTCATCACCCTGGTTCTGACTCCGGTCTTAGTAATTTCCTCCTCTGCTGCTTCAGTCAAAGACCCTGATCTTGTCGTGCAAGATGTTCAGAG GAGCATGAATGCATCGAGGAGGAACCTGGGGTACCTGTCTTGCGGGACTGGGAACCCCATCGATGATTGCTGGCGGTGCGACCCCGACTGGGAGAACAACCGCCAGCGTTTAGCCGACTGCGGCATTGGGTTTGGAAAGGACGCCACGGGTGGAAGGAACGGGCGAATCTACGTGGTAACCGACGCTGGGGACGACGATGCGGTCAACCCTAAGCCAGGCACCCTAAGGCATGCGGTTATACAAGACGAGCCTCTGTGGATCATCTTCAAAAGAGACATGGTAATCCAGCTCAGGCAAGAGCTGGTGATGAACTCCCACAAAACCATCGACGGAAGGGGCGCAAGCGTTCACATTTCCGGCGGACCGTGCATTACCATCCACTACGCAACTAACATCATCATCCACGGCATTCACATCCATGACTGTAAGCAGGGAGGGAATGGGAACATCAGGGACTCCCCTGAACACTCGGGATATTGGACGGTTTCTGACGGTGATGGAATTTCCATTTTTGGTGGGCAGCACGTCTGGGTCGATCATTGTTCCTTGTCCAACTGCCATGACGGCCTCATCGATGCCATCCACGGATCCACGGCCATCACCATATCCAACAACTACTTCACTAATCACGACAAAGTCATGCTCCTGGGACACAGCGACTATTACACGCAAGACAAAAACATGCAGGTCACCATTGCTTTCAACCATTTCGGCGAAGGGCTGGTGCAGCGGATGCCAAGGTGCAGACACGGCTACTTTCACGTGGTGAATAATGACTACACCCACTGGGAAATGTACGCCGTCGGCGGGAGCGCAGCCCCTACCATCAACAGCCAGGGGAATAGATTTCTTGCGCCCAACGAAAACTTCAGAAAAGAGGTGACCAAGCACGAGGATGCACCGGAAAGTGAATGGCAACATTGGAACTGGAGGTCGGAGGGAGACTTGATGCTGAATGGGGCCTACTTCCGGGAGTCAGGGGCGGCAGGTGCATCATCCACTAACTACGCCAGGGCTTCCAGTTTAAGCGCCAGACCATCTTCCCTTGTGGGTTCAATCACCGTTGCCGCAGGTGCGCTTACCTGCCGCGGGGGCTCCCGTTGCTGa
- the LOC113722953 gene encoding uncharacterized protein isoform X2 — translation MVLNSRKEKVRASSTRMRNQDTPCGVGGGGTGGRTRTTTTTTARTKTASSSSIIKKITRKSRRKTRRKTRKPKYLSLRLQFSCDEKAQDQSSDTPAGGHPQLNLFPLHPENLVEDKDAHDENVACWFSAADGGATTLTGLLGAAATPSSSGEDSKNRSSTCTTTTNASLSPSSASLTYAYGGRQDSEEVALVRTAMRRNKEREPSEERWVRYSEVVERRDDQEVSSCSAAIAGADLGCWRNRGLSLKLNYQEILNAWSDKAPLYVHAAQDSPQTVPDIHDHDRFLPPQLSNSMCHLDMAFITRESGATVNCSC, via the exons ATGGTTTTAAACTCGAGAAAGGAGAAGGTGAGAGCCAGCAGTACGAGGATGCGTAACCAAGACACCCCTTGTGGCGTTGGTGGTGGTGGAACCGGAGGCAGAACtcgtactactactactaccacTGCTAGAACTAAGACCGCTTCATCATCTTCCATAATCAAGAAAATAACCAGGAAATCTCGTAGAAAAACCCGGAGGAAGACTAGAAAGCCCAAGTATCTTAGCCTCCGCCTTCAGTTTTCCTGTGATGAGAAAGCCCAAGATCAATCTAGCGACACGCCCGCCGGCGGTCACCCGCAGCTCAACTTGTTCCCGCTTCACCCTGAGAATTTAGTGGAAGACAAGGATGCCCACGACGAGAACGTGGCCTGCTGGTTCTCCGCCGCAGACGGGGGAGCGACCACCCTCACCGGCCTCCTTGGAGCCGCTGCCACGCCTTCATCGTCCGGAGAGGATAGTAAGAACCGCAGCAGCACTTGTACTACAACTACAAATGCTTCGCTGTCGCCGTCGTCGGCCTCGCTAACGTACGCCTACGGAGGGAGACAAGATAGTGAGGAGGTGGCCCTGGTACGGACGGCTATGAGGAGGAATAAAGAGAGGGAGCCGAGTGAAGAGAGGTGGGTCCGATACTCGGAGGTAGTTGAGCGGCGAGATGATCAGGAAGTGAGTAGCTGCTCTGCCGCCATAGCCGGCGCTGATCTGGGGTGTTGGAGAAATCGAGGCTTGTCGTTGAAGCTGAATTATCAAGAGATCTTGAATGCATGGTCCGATAAAGCTCCGCTTTACGTACATGCAGCACAGGATTCCCCGCAAACGGTCCCTGATATCCATGATCATGATCGTTTCCTCCCTCCTCAACTTTCCAAT TCGATGTGCCATTTAGACATGGCATTCATTACCCGAGAAAGCGGTGCCACTGTTAACTGTTCCTGCTGA